The Impatiens glandulifera chromosome 3, dImpGla2.1, whole genome shotgun sequence genome contains a region encoding:
- the LOC124931394 gene encoding uncharacterized protein LOC124931394 isoform X1, with translation MPPPKVSRGFSFFGGGSSSSTGGDDTVNKFGGRDDTQKKSVRLEDLASLKLQTDKDVYRPGDPVLITIEIRNNNSHSEVAHVNEDSSLLIENMTFEMKGIEKLDTQWFATQKPTPDSKQKRGEYIFMECSTMTVISNQVISSGGTRTYLVRTCLPSIVPPSFRGSTIRYTYYVRSTLSGRHMTFGDDHSGRRFINALSQLEARIPLQVWLSQKSNGLPIEEGWTDGIVPPSTIFLDAYWKEMDGESDWARLSETNDEVEEGYESSRDEISSVSSYNPNKNNITKAFGSSLSLQSSASRSSMKERNSISNNMSPPQLAVSEVLYDSGAATDFPTSARSSTFSSPVQRPISRKSVSTEDSRLLSDPGAVESVASEGFLRGRSYNFRLDDQVLLRFSPKNPDSSYYLSDMIGGTLTFFHEKGLRRCLELSVTLQMSETINRRSVHPSRKHSPTITKVQSDHHEVVADLVQTSFLFSIPMDGPMSFSTPHVSIQWALCFEFYTTPKNVDWTRYEHPLLVDGRDKCEWVLPITVHAPPGAPSFQLRNEKTAFPSESLWVRT, from the exons ATGCCGCCACCGAAAGTTTCTCGCGGATTCTCTTTCTTCGGCGgcggcagcagcagcagcaccGGCGGTGACGACACGGTTAACAAGTTCGGCGGACGAGATGATACTCAGAAGAAGTCCGTCCGTCTCGAAGATTTAGCGTCTTTGAAGCTACAAACCGATAAAGATGTCTATAGACCTGGTGATCCTGTTCTGATAACCATTGAGATCCGCAACAACAACAGTCACTCGGAAGTTGCTCATGTAAATGAGGATAGTTCACTTTTGATTGAAAACATGACCTTTGAAATGAAAGGTATTGAGAAGTTGGATACACAATGGTTCGCTACTCAGAAACCTACCCCTGATTCCAAGCAGAAAAGAG gtgaatatatttttatggaaTGCTCAACAATGACAGTGATTTCCAATCAAGTTATTTCATCTGGAGGAACCAGAACAT ATCTTGTCCGCACCTGTCTGCCAAGCATTGTACCTCCATCGTTCAGGGGTTCTACTATTCGTTATACATATTATGTTAGAAGTACATTATCTGGGCGGCATATGACTTTTGGGGATGACCACTCTGGCAGAAGATTCATCAACGCTCTTTCTCAACTG GAAGCCCGCATACCTTTACAAGTATGGTTGTCGCAGAAATCCAATGGCCTGCCCATTGAAGAAGGCTGGACTGATG GAATTGTTCCACCCTCAACAATCTTTCTGGATGCTTATTGGAAAGAGATGGATGGAGAATCTGATTGG GCAAGACTTAGTGAAACAAatgatgaagttgaagaaggtTATGAGAGCTCAAGAGATGAAATTTCATCTGTTTCTTCCTACAACCCCAACAAGAACAACATAACCAAGGCATTTGGAAGCTCACTGTCTCTACAGTCATCAGCTTCGAGGTCTTctatgaaagaaagaaatagcATATCTAACAATATGTCACCTCCTCAACTAGCTGTATCTGAGGTGCTATATGACTCGGGAGCGG CAACAGATTTTCCTACATCGGCAAGGTCATCAACATTTTCTTCTCCAGTTCAGCGGCCAATATCTAGGAAGTCAGTTTCAACAGAAGATTCCAGATTGTTATCTGACCCTGGAGCTGTTGAGTCAGTCGCAT CAGAAGGCTTTCTTCGAGGAAGATCTTACAATTTCAGATTGGATGACCAAGTTCTTCTGAGATTTTCACCTAAAAATCCTGACTCGTCTTATTACTTGAGTGATATG ATAGGTGGCACTCTTACTTTCTTTCATGAAAAAGGACTTAGAAGATGCCTCGAG CTTTCTGTAACCCTTCAAATGTCAGAGACCATAAATCGTCGCTCAGTGCATCCTTCAAGGAAACATTCCCCCACAATTACCAAG GTTCAGAGTGATCACCACGAGGTAGTTGCAGATTTGGTCCAAACAAGCTTTCTCTTTTCCATTCCCATGGATGGACCCATGTCCTTTTCTACTCCCCATGTTTCCATACAGTGGGCTCTCTGTTTCGAATTCTACACTACTCCGAAGAATGTGGATTGGACCAG ATATGAGCATCCTCTTCTTGTAGATGGAAGGGACAAATGTGAGTGGGTTCTACCAATAACAGTTCATGCACCTCCAGGGGCTCCATCTTTTCAGTTAAGAAATGAGAAGACTGCTTTCCCTTCTGAATCCTTGTGGGTCAGGACTTGA
- the LOC124931394 gene encoding uncharacterized protein LOC124931394 isoform X2, giving the protein MPPPKVSRGFSFFGGGSSSSTGGDDTVNKFGGRDDTQKKSVRLEDLASLKLQTDKDVYRPGDPVLITIEIRNNNSHSEVAHVNEDSSLLIENMTFEMKGIEKLDTQWFATQKPTPDSKQKRGEYIFMECSTMTVISNQVISSGGTRTYLVRTCLPSIVPPSFRGSTIRYTYYVRSTLSGRHMTFGDDHSGRRFINALSQLEARIPLQVWLSQKSNGLPIEEGWTDGIVPPSTIFLDAYWKEMDGESDWARLSETNDEVEEGYESSRDEISSVSSYNPNKNNITKAFGSSLSLQSSASRSSMKERNSISNNMSPPQLAVSEVLYDSGADFPTSARSSTFSSPVQRPISRKSVSTEDSRLLSDPGAVESVASEGFLRGRSYNFRLDDQVLLRFSPKNPDSSYYLSDMIGGTLTFFHEKGLRRCLELSVTLQMSETINRRSVHPSRKHSPTITKVQSDHHEVVADLVQTSFLFSIPMDGPMSFSTPHVSIQWALCFEFYTTPKNVDWTRYEHPLLVDGRDKCEWVLPITVHAPPGAPSFQLRNEKTAFPSESLWVRT; this is encoded by the exons ATGCCGCCACCGAAAGTTTCTCGCGGATTCTCTTTCTTCGGCGgcggcagcagcagcagcaccGGCGGTGACGACACGGTTAACAAGTTCGGCGGACGAGATGATACTCAGAAGAAGTCCGTCCGTCTCGAAGATTTAGCGTCTTTGAAGCTACAAACCGATAAAGATGTCTATAGACCTGGTGATCCTGTTCTGATAACCATTGAGATCCGCAACAACAACAGTCACTCGGAAGTTGCTCATGTAAATGAGGATAGTTCACTTTTGATTGAAAACATGACCTTTGAAATGAAAGGTATTGAGAAGTTGGATACACAATGGTTCGCTACTCAGAAACCTACCCCTGATTCCAAGCAGAAAAGAG gtgaatatatttttatggaaTGCTCAACAATGACAGTGATTTCCAATCAAGTTATTTCATCTGGAGGAACCAGAACAT ATCTTGTCCGCACCTGTCTGCCAAGCATTGTACCTCCATCGTTCAGGGGTTCTACTATTCGTTATACATATTATGTTAGAAGTACATTATCTGGGCGGCATATGACTTTTGGGGATGACCACTCTGGCAGAAGATTCATCAACGCTCTTTCTCAACTG GAAGCCCGCATACCTTTACAAGTATGGTTGTCGCAGAAATCCAATGGCCTGCCCATTGAAGAAGGCTGGACTGATG GAATTGTTCCACCCTCAACAATCTTTCTGGATGCTTATTGGAAAGAGATGGATGGAGAATCTGATTGG GCAAGACTTAGTGAAACAAatgatgaagttgaagaaggtTATGAGAGCTCAAGAGATGAAATTTCATCTGTTTCTTCCTACAACCCCAACAAGAACAACATAACCAAGGCATTTGGAAGCTCACTGTCTCTACAGTCATCAGCTTCGAGGTCTTctatgaaagaaagaaatagcATATCTAACAATATGTCACCTCCTCAACTAGCTGTATCTGAGGTGCTATATGACTCGGGAGCGG ATTTTCCTACATCGGCAAGGTCATCAACATTTTCTTCTCCAGTTCAGCGGCCAATATCTAGGAAGTCAGTTTCAACAGAAGATTCCAGATTGTTATCTGACCCTGGAGCTGTTGAGTCAGTCGCAT CAGAAGGCTTTCTTCGAGGAAGATCTTACAATTTCAGATTGGATGACCAAGTTCTTCTGAGATTTTCACCTAAAAATCCTGACTCGTCTTATTACTTGAGTGATATG ATAGGTGGCACTCTTACTTTCTTTCATGAAAAAGGACTTAGAAGATGCCTCGAG CTTTCTGTAACCCTTCAAATGTCAGAGACCATAAATCGTCGCTCAGTGCATCCTTCAAGGAAACATTCCCCCACAATTACCAAG GTTCAGAGTGATCACCACGAGGTAGTTGCAGATTTGGTCCAAACAAGCTTTCTCTTTTCCATTCCCATGGATGGACCCATGTCCTTTTCTACTCCCCATGTTTCCATACAGTGGGCTCTCTGTTTCGAATTCTACACTACTCCGAAGAATGTGGATTGGACCAG ATATGAGCATCCTCTTCTTGTAGATGGAAGGGACAAATGTGAGTGGGTTCTACCAATAACAGTTCATGCACCTCCAGGGGCTCCATCTTTTCAGTTAAGAAATGAGAAGACTGCTTTCCCTTCTGAATCCTTGTGGGTCAGGACTTGA
- the LOC124930684 gene encoding large ribosomal RNA subunit accumulation protein YCED homolog 1, chloroplastic has protein sequence MYLLNSSPTVIPCFHTRKSKTHQLLFKSFNYIRHPPSCVRKVVCPVFRNKNQSISAVASRDYGDAIDGLFDDDDDSITIDLTELEEDDDESSPWEGAITYQRNASISHVEYCTTLERLGLAKVSSEVSKSQAFAMGLRVSKAVKDFPLGTPVLVSVDVTKKKKRLRLDGIIKTVITLGCNRCGEPTGEGIFSNFSLLLLEDPIEEEEDDITNIGTIFGEDKFKSYGKNSNKNEEEDEEDAVIDIDDRLYFPPEEKTIDISKNIRDMVHIEITINSVCSPQCKGLCLQCGKNLNITACICDKREKKEKGYGPLRDLRSQMQQS, from the exons ATGTATCTTTTAAACTCTTCACCCACTGTAATTCCTTGTTTCCATACTAGGAAATCTAAGACACATCAGTTACTTTTCAAGAGTTTCAACTACATTCGACATCCTCCAAGTTGTGTTCGAAAAGTTGTATGTCCAGTTTTCAGAAACAAGAATCAAAGCATATCGGCGGTCGCATCTAGAGATTATGGGGATGCTATTGATGGATtatttgatgatgatgacgactcCATTACAATTGATCTGACAGAACTCgaggaagatgatgatgaatcaTCACCATGGGAGGGAGCAATTACTTACCAAAGGAACGCTTCTATCTCACATGTTGAGTATTGCACTACCTTGGAGAGACTAGGATTGGCTAAAGTCTCTAGTGAAGTATCAAAATCTCAAGCATTTGCAATGGGATTACGAGTTAGCAAAGCGGTTAAGGATTTTCCACTTGGAACCCCTGTTCTTGTATCGGTTGATGttacaaagaaaaagaaaaggttGAGGCTCGATGGCATCATCAAAACCGTCATCACCCTTGGATGCAATAG ATGTGGCGAGCCAACTGGAGAGGGTATATTCTCAAACTTCTCACTATTACTACTTGAGGATccaattgaagaagaagaagatgatattaCAAATATTGGAACCATATTTGGAgaagataaatttaaaagttacGGTAAGAACAGTAacaagaatgaagaagaagatgaggaaGATGCAGTAATTGACATTGACGATCGACTGTATTTCCCTCCTGAAGAGAAAACAATAGACATTTCAAAAAACATAAGAGACATGGTGCATATAGAGATAACCATCAATTCAGTCTGCAGTCCACAATGCAAAGGTTTGTGTCTCCAATGCGGTAAGAATCTCAATATTACTGCTTGTATTTGCGATAAACGggagaaaaaagaaaagggtTATGGCCCGTTAAGAGACTTGAGAAGTCAGATGCAACAGAGTTGA
- the LOC124929966 gene encoding non-specific lipid-transfer protein-like, whose product MATKTTMKWSILLAVLVSMVIVNKVASYDRTKCSETVLKLLPCEGYLTGDKEDPKPSPDCCKSVKSLDEAAKLWKISKKKDLCLCLKEMALMVKTIHRPRAQELPKYCKLSSLINIVYDADCSIK is encoded by the coding sequence ATGGCAACAAAGACAACAATGAAATGGTCGATTTTATTGGCGGTTTTAGTATCCATGGTTATTGTAAACAAAGTAGCCTCCTATGATAGGACAAAGTGTAGTGAAACCGTGTTGAAGTTGCTGCCTTGCGAGGGCTATTTGACAGGCGACAAAGAAGATCCAAAGCCTTCTCCGGATTGTTGCAAAAGTGTCAAATCATTGGATGAAGCTGCAAAATTGTGGAAAATCTCCAAGAAAAAGGATCTATGCCTGTGTCTCAAAGAAATGGCATTGATGGTCAAAACCATTCATAGACCTAGGGCTCAAGAACTGCCCAAGTATTGTAAACTCAGTAGTCTTATTAACATTGTTTATGATGCTGATTGTTCCATCAAATAA
- the LOC124929534 gene encoding glutamyl-tRNA(Gln) amidotransferase subunit A, chloroplastic/mitochondrial: MLTSMQNPRFLLQCRRAHLHRPSKSRRFTAKAIQTSELQSLSSSPITSPPSSQILTIQKSLLSRQTTAVELAEDYLNRLHRTEPYIRSFLHVSETVLKEAEEIDRKIERNETVGPLAGVLIGVKDNISTADMPSTAGSKILEGYRPPFDATVVRKLRENGAIIVGKTNLDEFGMGSTTEGSAYQVTANPWDLSRVPGGSSGGSAAAVSARQCVASIGSDTGGSVRQPASFCGVVGLKPTYGRVSRYGLIAYASSLDVVGCFGSSVADTGILLQAISGHDSLDATSSKRKIADFTSQFVPKDLLESQPLRGLRVGLIRETLGEGIDTEILSSIQEAVSHLEELGCSVNEVSLPSFSLGLPAYYIIASSESSSNLSRYDGIRYGKQVGSDELNSLYEKSRANGFGSEVKLRILMGTYALSAGYYDAYYKRAQQVRTLIQKGFKEALDQYDILISPAAPSVAYKIGEKNNDPLALYAGDIMTVNVNLAGLPALVLPSGFVGSGSSNLPVGCQLITSAFNEEKLLKVGHIFEQTLQAPSFIPPLIADEFARR, encoded by the exons ATGCTGACATCCATGCAAAATCCTCGTTTCTTACTTCAATGTCGACGGGCGCATCTTCACCGCCCATCAAAATCCCGTCGCTTTACAGCCAAAGCTATTCAAACTTCCGAACTCCAATCTCTATCATCTTCGCCCATCACTTCCCCTCCATCTTCTCAAATCCTCACAATCCAAAAATCCCTTCTTTCGCGCCAAACAACCGCTGTTGAGTTGGCGGAGGACTACCTCAATCGTCTCCACAGAACGGAGCCGTATATTAGGAGTTTCCTTCATGTGTCTGAGACTGTGCTCAAGGAAGCGGAAGAGATTGATCGGAAAATTGAGCGGAATGAGACGGTTGGCCCATTGGCTGGAGTACTTATTGGGGTTAAGGATAACATTTCAACTGCTGATATGCCGTCGACGGCTGGGTCTAAGATTTTGGAAGGGTATAGGCCGCCATTTGATGCAACGGTTGTGAGAAAGTTGAGGGAGAATGGGGCGATTATTGTTGGTAAAACTAATTTGGATGAATTTGGTATGGGTAGTACCACTGAAGGATCGGCTTATCAG GTTACTGCAAATCCGTGGGATTTATCAAGAGTGCCAGGAGGGTCCTCAGGTGGCTCAGCTGCAGCTGTTTCTGCAAGGCAATGTGTGGCATCGATTGGAAGTGATACAGGGGGAAGTGTAAGGCAGCCTGCATCTTTTTGCGGTGTTGTTGGATTGAAGCCAACATATGGGCGAGTTTCAAGATATGGGCTAATCGCATATGCTTCATCGTTAGATGTGGTTGGATGCTTTGGTTCATCTGTTGCTGATACAGGGATACTCCTTCAAGCAATTTCAGGACATGACTCACTTGATGCCACAAGTAGTAAGCGA AAAATTGCGGACTTCACTTCTCAATTTGTTCCCAAGGATTTGTTGGAATCTCAACCCTTAAGAGGACTAAGAGTTGGTTTGATACGTGAAACTCTTGGTGAAGGTATTGATACGGAAATTCTCTCTTCAATCCAGGAAGCTGTTTCTCATTTGGAAGAATTAGGATGCTCAGTCAATGAG GTCTCACTGCCTTCCTTTTCACTGGGATTACCAGCTTATtatattattgcttcttctGAATCCTCTTCAAATTTATCGCGCTACGATGGCATCAG GTATGGGAAGCAGGTTGGTAGTGATGAACTTAATTCTCTTTATGAGAAATCTCGAGCTAATGGTTTTGGTTCTGAG GTTAAGTTGAGGATTCTAATGGGAACATATGCCCTTTCTGCTGGTTATTATGATGCATATTACAAACGTGCTCAGCAG GTGAGGACATTAATTCAGAAGGGGTTCAAAGAGGCATTGGATCAATACGATATTTTAATTTCGCCAGCTGCTCCATCTGTTGCTTATAAGATTG GTGAAAAGAACAATGATCCTTTGGCACTCTATGCTGGTGATATAATGACT GTTAATGTGAACTTGGCTGGTCTTCCTGCCTTGGTTTTGCCTAGCGGATTTGTTGGATCGGGGTCAAGTAATCTTCCAGTTGGTTGTCAACTAATTACTTCTGCGTTTAATGAG GAAAAGTTGCTTAAAGTTGGGCACATATTTGAGCAGACACTTCAAGCTCCTAGTTTCATTCCTCCACTTATAGCTGATGAATTTGCAAGACGCTAG